A section of the Pan paniscus chromosome 11, NHGRI_mPanPan1-v2.0_pri, whole genome shotgun sequence genome encodes:
- the DNAI1 gene encoding dynein axonemal intermediate chain 1 isoform X3, giving the protein MLPASAKAPHKQPRKQDEDSGTEVGEGTDEWAQSKATVRPPDQLELTDAELKEEFTRILTANNPHAPQNIVRYSFKEGTYKPIGFVNQLAVHYTQVGNLIPKDSDEGRRQHYRDELVAVSYQGSQESVKVISETGDLEEDEEPKELETEPGSQTDVPAAGAGEKVTEEELMTPKQPKERKLTNQFNFSERASQTYNNPVRDRECQTEPPPRTNFSATANQWEIYDAYVEELEKQEKTKEKEKAKTPVAKKSGKMAIRKLTSMESQTDDLIKLSQAAKIMERMVNQNTYDDIAQDFKYYDDAADEYRDQVGTLLPLWKFQNDKAKRLSVTALCWNPKYRDLFAVGYGSYDFMKQSRGMLLLYSLKNPSFPEYMFGSNSGVMCLDIHVDHPYLVAVGHYDGNVAIYNLKKPHSQPSFCSSAKSGKHSDPVWQVKWQKDDMDQNLNFFSVSSDGRIVSWTLVKRKLVHVDVIKLKVEGSTTEVPEGLQLHPVGCGTAFDFHKEIDYMFLVGTEEGKIYKCSKSYSSQFLDTYDAHNTSVDTVSWNPYHTKVFMSCSSDWTVKIWDHTIKTPMFIYDLNSAVGDVAWAPYSSTVFAAVTTDGKAHIFDLAINKYEAICNQPVAAKKNRLTHVQFNLIHPIIIVGDDRGHIISLKLSPNLRKMPKEKKGQEVQKGPAVEIAKLDKLLNLVREVKIKT; this is encoded by the exons GATGAAGATTCAGGGACTGAAGTGGGAGAAGGCACAGATGAATGGGCCCAATCCAAAGCCACAGTTAGACCCCCTGACCAGCTGGAGTTGACCGATGCG GAGTTAAAGGAGGAGTTCACTCGGATTTTGACAGCCAACAACCCACATGCACCCCAGAACATTGTCAGGTACAGCTTCAAA GAAGGCACATATAAGCCTATTGGCTTTGTGAACCAACTGGCAGTTCACTACACCCAGGTTGGGAACCTGATCCCCAAAGACTCAGATGAAGGACGGAGGCAGCATTACCGCGATGAATTAGTGGCAG TATCCTACCAAGGTTCTCAGGAGTCTGTCAAGGTGATTTCAGAAACAGGAGACCTCGAAGAAGATGAAGAGCCCAAGGAGTTAGAAACTGAGCCTGGGAGTCAAACAGATGTGCCTGCAGCTGGG GCAGGTGAAAAAGTGACTGAAGAAGAATTGATGACTCCTAAGCAGCCCAAGGAGAGAAAGCTCACTAACCAGTTCAACTTCAGTGAGAGGGCCTCACAGACCTACAACAACCCTGTCCGG GATCGAGAATGCCAGACGGAGCCTCCTCCCAGGACAAACTTTTCAGCCACAGCCAATCAG TGGGAGATCTATGATGCCTATGTAGAGGAACTTGAGAAGCAGGAAAAGaccaaagagaaggagaaggcaaAGACCCCAGTGGCTAAAAAATCAGGGAAGATGGCCATAAGGAAGCTGACATCTATGGAGTCTCAG ACTGATGATCTCATCAAATTGTCCCAAGCTGCTAAGATCATGGAGCGGATGGTCAACCAGAATACATATGATGACATTGCTCAAG ATTTTAAGTACTATGACGATGCTGCTGATGAATACCGGGACCAGGTGGGTACCCTGCTGCCGCTCTGGAAGTTCCAAAATGACAAAGCCAAGCGCCTGTCCGTCACTGCCCTCTGCTG GAATCCAAAGTACAGGGATCTGTTTGCAGTGGGATATGGCTCTT ATGACTTCATGAAGCAGAGCCGGGGCATGCTGCTGCTCTACAGCCTGAAGAACCCCAGCTTCCCCGAGTACATGTTCGGCAGCAACAGTGGCGTCATGTGTCTCGACATCCACGTGGACCACCCCTACCTGGTGGCAGTGGGCCACTATGATGGCAACGTGGCCATTTACAACCTGAAGAAGCCCCACTCCCAGCCCTCCTTCTGCAGCTCAGCCAAGTCTGGCAAGCACTCAGACCCTGTGTGGCAG GTCAAGTGGCAGAAGGATGACATGGACCAAAACCTTAACTTCTTCTCTGTGTCATCTGACGGCAGGATTGTGTCTTGGACTCTCGTGAAG AGAAAGCTGGTTCACGTAGATGTCATCAAGCTGAAGGTGGAAGGCAGCACCACGGAAGTTCCTGAGGGGTTGCAGCTGCACCCAGTGG GTTGTGGCACTGCCTTTGACTTCCACAAAGAGATTGACTACATGTTCCTAGTGGGCACAGAGGAGGGAAAAATCTACAAG TGCTCTAAATCCTACTCCAGCCAATTCCTCGACACCTATGACGCCCACAACACGTCAGTGGACACTGTGTCCTGGAACCCATACCACACCAAGGTCTTCATGTCCTGCAGCTCCGACTGGACAGTGAAGATCTGGGACCACACCATCAA GACCCCGATGTTCATCTATGACCTGAACTCAGCCGTGGGTGATGTGGCCTGGGCGCCATACTCTTCTACTGTGTTCGCAGCAGTCACCACAGATGGGAAG GCCCACATATTTGACTTAGCCATCAACAAGTATGAGGCCATCTGCAACCAGCCTGTGGCGGCCAAAAAGAACAGGCTCACCCACGTGCAGTTCAATCTCATCCACCCCATCATCATTGTGGGCGATGACCGTGGGCACATCATCAGCCTCAAGCTCTCACCCAATTTGCGCAAGATGCCAAAG GAAAAGAAGGGGCAGGAGGTGCAGAAGGGTCCAGCTGTGGAGATTGCGAAACTGGACAAACTGCTGAACCTGGTGAGGGAAGTGAAAATCAAGACCTGA
- the DNAI1 gene encoding dynein axonemal intermediate chain 1 isoform X7 has translation MLPASAKAPHKQPRKQSISIGRGTRKRDEDSGTEVGEGTDEWAQSKATVRPPDQLELTDAELKEEFTRILTANNPHAPQNIVRYSFKEGTYKPIGFVNQLAVHYTQVGNLIPKDSDEGRRQHYRDELVAGSQESVKVISETGDLEEDEEPKELETEPGSQTDVPAAGAGEKVTEEELMTPKQPKERKLTNQFNFSERASQTYNNPVRDRECQTEPPPRTNFSATANQWEIYDAYVEELEKQEKTKEKEKAKTPVAKKSGKMAIRKLTSMESQTDDLIKLSQAAKIMERMVNQNTYDDIAQDFKYYDDAADEYRDQVGTLLPLWKFQNDKAKRLSVTALCWNPKYRDLFAVGYGSYDFMKQSRGMLLLYSLKNPSFPEYMFGSNSGVMCLDIHVDHPYLVAVGHYDGNVAIYNLKKPHSQPSFCSSAKSGKHSDPVWQVKWQKDDMDQNLNFFSVSSDGRIVSWTLVKRKLVHVDVIKLKVEGSTTEVPEGLQLHPVGCGTAFDFHKEIDYMFLVGTEEGKIYKCSKSYSSQFLDTYDAHNTSVDTVSWNPYHTKVFMSCSSDWTVKIWDHTIKTPMFIYDLNSAVGDVAWAPYSSTVFAAVTTDGKEKKGQEVQKGPAVEIAKLDKLLNLVREVKIKT, from the exons AGCATCAGCATAGGCAGAGGAACCAGGAAGAGA GATGAAGATTCAGGGACTGAAGTGGGAGAAGGCACAGATGAATGGGCCCAATCCAAAGCCACAGTTAGACCCCCTGACCAGCTGGAGTTGACCGATGCG GAGTTAAAGGAGGAGTTCACTCGGATTTTGACAGCCAACAACCCACATGCACCCCAGAACATTGTCAGGTACAGCTTCAAA GAAGGCACATATAAGCCTATTGGCTTTGTGAACCAACTGGCAGTTCACTACACCCAGGTTGGGAACCTGATCCCCAAAGACTCAGATGAAGGACGGAGGCAGCATTACCGCGATGAATTAGTGGCAG GTTCTCAGGAGTCTGTCAAGGTGATTTCAGAAACAGGAGACCTCGAAGAAGATGAAGAGCCCAAGGAGTTAGAAACTGAGCCTGGGAGTCAAACAGATGTGCCTGCAGCTGGG GCAGGTGAAAAAGTGACTGAAGAAGAATTGATGACTCCTAAGCAGCCCAAGGAGAGAAAGCTCACTAACCAGTTCAACTTCAGTGAGAGGGCCTCACAGACCTACAACAACCCTGTCCGG GATCGAGAATGCCAGACGGAGCCTCCTCCCAGGACAAACTTTTCAGCCACAGCCAATCAG TGGGAGATCTATGATGCCTATGTAGAGGAACTTGAGAAGCAGGAAAAGaccaaagagaaggagaaggcaaAGACCCCAGTGGCTAAAAAATCAGGGAAGATGGCCATAAGGAAGCTGACATCTATGGAGTCTCAG ACTGATGATCTCATCAAATTGTCCCAAGCTGCTAAGATCATGGAGCGGATGGTCAACCAGAATACATATGATGACATTGCTCAAG ATTTTAAGTACTATGACGATGCTGCTGATGAATACCGGGACCAGGTGGGTACCCTGCTGCCGCTCTGGAAGTTCCAAAATGACAAAGCCAAGCGCCTGTCCGTCACTGCCCTCTGCTG GAATCCAAAGTACAGGGATCTGTTTGCAGTGGGATATGGCTCTT ATGACTTCATGAAGCAGAGCCGGGGCATGCTGCTGCTCTACAGCCTGAAGAACCCCAGCTTCCCCGAGTACATGTTCGGCAGCAACAGTGGCGTCATGTGTCTCGACATCCACGTGGACCACCCCTACCTGGTGGCAGTGGGCCACTATGATGGCAACGTGGCCATTTACAACCTGAAGAAGCCCCACTCCCAGCCCTCCTTCTGCAGCTCAGCCAAGTCTGGCAAGCACTCAGACCCTGTGTGGCAG GTCAAGTGGCAGAAGGATGACATGGACCAAAACCTTAACTTCTTCTCTGTGTCATCTGACGGCAGGATTGTGTCTTGGACTCTCGTGAAG AGAAAGCTGGTTCACGTAGATGTCATCAAGCTGAAGGTGGAAGGCAGCACCACGGAAGTTCCTGAGGGGTTGCAGCTGCACCCAGTGG GTTGTGGCACTGCCTTTGACTTCCACAAAGAGATTGACTACATGTTCCTAGTGGGCACAGAGGAGGGAAAAATCTACAAG TGCTCTAAATCCTACTCCAGCCAATTCCTCGACACCTATGACGCCCACAACACGTCAGTGGACACTGTGTCCTGGAACCCATACCACACCAAGGTCTTCATGTCCTGCAGCTCCGACTGGACAGTGAAGATCTGGGACCACACCATCAA GACCCCGATGTTCATCTATGACCTGAACTCAGCCGTGGGTGATGTGGCCTGGGCGCCATACTCTTCTACTGTGTTCGCAGCAGTCACCACAGATGGGAAG GAAAAGAAGGGGCAGGAGGTGCAGAAGGGTCCAGCTGTGGAGATTGCGAAACTGGACAAACTGCTGAACCTGGTGAGGGAAGTGAAAATCAAGACCTGA
- the DNAI1 gene encoding dynein axonemal intermediate chain 1 isoform X4: MLPASAKAPHKQPRKQDEDSGTEVGEGTDEWAQSKATVRPPDQLELTDAELKEEFTRILTANNPHAPQNIVRYSFKEGTYKPIGFVNQLAVHYTQVGNLIPKDSDEGRRQHYRDELVAGSQESVKVISETGDLEEDEEPKELETEPGSQTDVPAAGAGEKVTEEELMTPKQPKERKLTNQFNFSERASQTYNNPVRDRECQTEPPPRTNFSATANQWEIYDAYVEELEKQEKTKEKEKAKTPVAKKSGKMAIRKLTSMESQTDDLIKLSQAAKIMERMVNQNTYDDIAQDFKYYDDAADEYRDQVGTLLPLWKFQNDKAKRLSVTALCWNPKYRDLFAVGYGSYDFMKQSRGMLLLYSLKNPSFPEYMFGSNSGVMCLDIHVDHPYLVAVGHYDGNVAIYNLKKPHSQPSFCSSAKSGKHSDPVWQVKWQKDDMDQNLNFFSVSSDGRIVSWTLVKRKLVHVDVIKLKVEGSTTEVPEGLQLHPVGCGTAFDFHKEIDYMFLVGTEEGKIYKCSKSYSSQFLDTYDAHNTSVDTVSWNPYHTKVFMSCSSDWTVKIWDHTIKTPMFIYDLNSAVGDVAWAPYSSTVFAAVTTDGKAHIFDLAINKYEAICNQPVAAKKNRLTHVQFNLIHPIIIVGDDRGHIISLKLSPNLRKMPKEKKGQEVQKGPAVEIAKLDKLLNLVREVKIKT, encoded by the exons GATGAAGATTCAGGGACTGAAGTGGGAGAAGGCACAGATGAATGGGCCCAATCCAAAGCCACAGTTAGACCCCCTGACCAGCTGGAGTTGACCGATGCG GAGTTAAAGGAGGAGTTCACTCGGATTTTGACAGCCAACAACCCACATGCACCCCAGAACATTGTCAGGTACAGCTTCAAA GAAGGCACATATAAGCCTATTGGCTTTGTGAACCAACTGGCAGTTCACTACACCCAGGTTGGGAACCTGATCCCCAAAGACTCAGATGAAGGACGGAGGCAGCATTACCGCGATGAATTAGTGGCAG GTTCTCAGGAGTCTGTCAAGGTGATTTCAGAAACAGGAGACCTCGAAGAAGATGAAGAGCCCAAGGAGTTAGAAACTGAGCCTGGGAGTCAAACAGATGTGCCTGCAGCTGGG GCAGGTGAAAAAGTGACTGAAGAAGAATTGATGACTCCTAAGCAGCCCAAGGAGAGAAAGCTCACTAACCAGTTCAACTTCAGTGAGAGGGCCTCACAGACCTACAACAACCCTGTCCGG GATCGAGAATGCCAGACGGAGCCTCCTCCCAGGACAAACTTTTCAGCCACAGCCAATCAG TGGGAGATCTATGATGCCTATGTAGAGGAACTTGAGAAGCAGGAAAAGaccaaagagaaggagaaggcaaAGACCCCAGTGGCTAAAAAATCAGGGAAGATGGCCATAAGGAAGCTGACATCTATGGAGTCTCAG ACTGATGATCTCATCAAATTGTCCCAAGCTGCTAAGATCATGGAGCGGATGGTCAACCAGAATACATATGATGACATTGCTCAAG ATTTTAAGTACTATGACGATGCTGCTGATGAATACCGGGACCAGGTGGGTACCCTGCTGCCGCTCTGGAAGTTCCAAAATGACAAAGCCAAGCGCCTGTCCGTCACTGCCCTCTGCTG GAATCCAAAGTACAGGGATCTGTTTGCAGTGGGATATGGCTCTT ATGACTTCATGAAGCAGAGCCGGGGCATGCTGCTGCTCTACAGCCTGAAGAACCCCAGCTTCCCCGAGTACATGTTCGGCAGCAACAGTGGCGTCATGTGTCTCGACATCCACGTGGACCACCCCTACCTGGTGGCAGTGGGCCACTATGATGGCAACGTGGCCATTTACAACCTGAAGAAGCCCCACTCCCAGCCCTCCTTCTGCAGCTCAGCCAAGTCTGGCAAGCACTCAGACCCTGTGTGGCAG GTCAAGTGGCAGAAGGATGACATGGACCAAAACCTTAACTTCTTCTCTGTGTCATCTGACGGCAGGATTGTGTCTTGGACTCTCGTGAAG AGAAAGCTGGTTCACGTAGATGTCATCAAGCTGAAGGTGGAAGGCAGCACCACGGAAGTTCCTGAGGGGTTGCAGCTGCACCCAGTGG GTTGTGGCACTGCCTTTGACTTCCACAAAGAGATTGACTACATGTTCCTAGTGGGCACAGAGGAGGGAAAAATCTACAAG TGCTCTAAATCCTACTCCAGCCAATTCCTCGACACCTATGACGCCCACAACACGTCAGTGGACACTGTGTCCTGGAACCCATACCACACCAAGGTCTTCATGTCCTGCAGCTCCGACTGGACAGTGAAGATCTGGGACCACACCATCAA GACCCCGATGTTCATCTATGACCTGAACTCAGCCGTGGGTGATGTGGCCTGGGCGCCATACTCTTCTACTGTGTTCGCAGCAGTCACCACAGATGGGAAG GCCCACATATTTGACTTAGCCATCAACAAGTATGAGGCCATCTGCAACCAGCCTGTGGCGGCCAAAAAGAACAGGCTCACCCACGTGCAGTTCAATCTCATCCACCCCATCATCATTGTGGGCGATGACCGTGGGCACATCATCAGCCTCAAGCTCTCACCCAATTTGCGCAAGATGCCAAAG GAAAAGAAGGGGCAGGAGGTGCAGAAGGGTCCAGCTGTGGAGATTGCGAAACTGGACAAACTGCTGAACCTGGTGAGGGAAGTGAAAATCAAGACCTGA
- the DNAI1 gene encoding dynein axonemal intermediate chain 1 isoform X2, translating to MLPASAKAPHKQPRKQSISIGRGTRKRDEDSGTEVGEGTDEWAQSKATVRPPDQLELTDAELKEEFTRILTANNPHAPQNIVRYSFKEGTYKPIGFVNQLAVHYTQVGNLIPKDSDEGRRQHYRDELVAGSQESVKVISETGDLEEDEEPKELETEPGSQTDVPAAGAGEKVTEEELMTPKQPKERKLTNQFNFSERASQTYNNPVRDRECQTEPPPRTNFSATANQWEIYDAYVEELEKQEKTKEKEKAKTPVAKKSGKMAIRKLTSMESQTDDLIKLSQAAKIMERMVNQNTYDDIAQDFKYYDDAADEYRDQVGTLLPLWKFQNDKAKRLSVTALCWNPKYRDLFAVGYGSYDFMKQSRGMLLLYSLKNPSFPEYMFGSNSGVMCLDIHVDHPYLVAVGHYDGNVAIYNLKKPHSQPSFCSSAKSGKHSDPVWQVKWQKDDMDQNLNFFSVSSDGRIVSWTLVKRKLVHVDVIKLKVEGSTTEVPEGLQLHPVGCGTAFDFHKEIDYMFLVGTEEGKIYKCSKSYSSQFLDTYDAHNTSVDTVSWNPYHTKVFMSCSSDWTVKIWDHTIKTPMFIYDLNSAVGDVAWAPYSSTVFAAVTTDGKAHIFDLAINKYEAICNQPVAAKKNRLTHVQFNLIHPIIIVGDDRGHIISLKLSPNLRKMPKEKKGQEVQKGPAVEIAKLDKLLNLVREVKIKT from the exons AGCATCAGCATAGGCAGAGGAACCAGGAAGAGA GATGAAGATTCAGGGACTGAAGTGGGAGAAGGCACAGATGAATGGGCCCAATCCAAAGCCACAGTTAGACCCCCTGACCAGCTGGAGTTGACCGATGCG GAGTTAAAGGAGGAGTTCACTCGGATTTTGACAGCCAACAACCCACATGCACCCCAGAACATTGTCAGGTACAGCTTCAAA GAAGGCACATATAAGCCTATTGGCTTTGTGAACCAACTGGCAGTTCACTACACCCAGGTTGGGAACCTGATCCCCAAAGACTCAGATGAAGGACGGAGGCAGCATTACCGCGATGAATTAGTGGCAG GTTCTCAGGAGTCTGTCAAGGTGATTTCAGAAACAGGAGACCTCGAAGAAGATGAAGAGCCCAAGGAGTTAGAAACTGAGCCTGGGAGTCAAACAGATGTGCCTGCAGCTGGG GCAGGTGAAAAAGTGACTGAAGAAGAATTGATGACTCCTAAGCAGCCCAAGGAGAGAAAGCTCACTAACCAGTTCAACTTCAGTGAGAGGGCCTCACAGACCTACAACAACCCTGTCCGG GATCGAGAATGCCAGACGGAGCCTCCTCCCAGGACAAACTTTTCAGCCACAGCCAATCAG TGGGAGATCTATGATGCCTATGTAGAGGAACTTGAGAAGCAGGAAAAGaccaaagagaaggagaaggcaaAGACCCCAGTGGCTAAAAAATCAGGGAAGATGGCCATAAGGAAGCTGACATCTATGGAGTCTCAG ACTGATGATCTCATCAAATTGTCCCAAGCTGCTAAGATCATGGAGCGGATGGTCAACCAGAATACATATGATGACATTGCTCAAG ATTTTAAGTACTATGACGATGCTGCTGATGAATACCGGGACCAGGTGGGTACCCTGCTGCCGCTCTGGAAGTTCCAAAATGACAAAGCCAAGCGCCTGTCCGTCACTGCCCTCTGCTG GAATCCAAAGTACAGGGATCTGTTTGCAGTGGGATATGGCTCTT ATGACTTCATGAAGCAGAGCCGGGGCATGCTGCTGCTCTACAGCCTGAAGAACCCCAGCTTCCCCGAGTACATGTTCGGCAGCAACAGTGGCGTCATGTGTCTCGACATCCACGTGGACCACCCCTACCTGGTGGCAGTGGGCCACTATGATGGCAACGTGGCCATTTACAACCTGAAGAAGCCCCACTCCCAGCCCTCCTTCTGCAGCTCAGCCAAGTCTGGCAAGCACTCAGACCCTGTGTGGCAG GTCAAGTGGCAGAAGGATGACATGGACCAAAACCTTAACTTCTTCTCTGTGTCATCTGACGGCAGGATTGTGTCTTGGACTCTCGTGAAG AGAAAGCTGGTTCACGTAGATGTCATCAAGCTGAAGGTGGAAGGCAGCACCACGGAAGTTCCTGAGGGGTTGCAGCTGCACCCAGTGG GTTGTGGCACTGCCTTTGACTTCCACAAAGAGATTGACTACATGTTCCTAGTGGGCACAGAGGAGGGAAAAATCTACAAG TGCTCTAAATCCTACTCCAGCCAATTCCTCGACACCTATGACGCCCACAACACGTCAGTGGACACTGTGTCCTGGAACCCATACCACACCAAGGTCTTCATGTCCTGCAGCTCCGACTGGACAGTGAAGATCTGGGACCACACCATCAA GACCCCGATGTTCATCTATGACCTGAACTCAGCCGTGGGTGATGTGGCCTGGGCGCCATACTCTTCTACTGTGTTCGCAGCAGTCACCACAGATGGGAAG GCCCACATATTTGACTTAGCCATCAACAAGTATGAGGCCATCTGCAACCAGCCTGTGGCGGCCAAAAAGAACAGGCTCACCCACGTGCAGTTCAATCTCATCCACCCCATCATCATTGTGGGCGATGACCGTGGGCACATCATCAGCCTCAAGCTCTCACCCAATTTGCGCAAGATGCCAAAG GAAAAGAAGGGGCAGGAGGTGCAGAAGGGTCCAGCTGTGGAGATTGCGAAACTGGACAAACTGCTGAACCTGGTGAGGGAAGTGAAAATCAAGACCTGA
- the DNAI1 gene encoding dynein axonemal intermediate chain 1 isoform X1, protein MLPASAKAPHKQPRKQSISIGRGTRKRDEDSGTEVGEGTDEWAQSKATVRPPDQLELTDAELKEEFTRILTANNPHAPQNIVRYSFKEGTYKPIGFVNQLAVHYTQVGNLIPKDSDEGRRQHYRDELVAVSYQGSQESVKVISETGDLEEDEEPKELETEPGSQTDVPAAGAGEKVTEEELMTPKQPKERKLTNQFNFSERASQTYNNPVRDRECQTEPPPRTNFSATANQWEIYDAYVEELEKQEKTKEKEKAKTPVAKKSGKMAIRKLTSMESQTDDLIKLSQAAKIMERMVNQNTYDDIAQDFKYYDDAADEYRDQVGTLLPLWKFQNDKAKRLSVTALCWNPKYRDLFAVGYGSYDFMKQSRGMLLLYSLKNPSFPEYMFGSNSGVMCLDIHVDHPYLVAVGHYDGNVAIYNLKKPHSQPSFCSSAKSGKHSDPVWQVKWQKDDMDQNLNFFSVSSDGRIVSWTLVKRKLVHVDVIKLKVEGSTTEVPEGLQLHPVGCGTAFDFHKEIDYMFLVGTEEGKIYKCSKSYSSQFLDTYDAHNTSVDTVSWNPYHTKVFMSCSSDWTVKIWDHTIKTPMFIYDLNSAVGDVAWAPYSSTVFAAVTTDGKAHIFDLAINKYEAICNQPVAAKKNRLTHVQFNLIHPIIIVGDDRGHIISLKLSPNLRKMPKEKKGQEVQKGPAVEIAKLDKLLNLVREVKIKT, encoded by the exons AGCATCAGCATAGGCAGAGGAACCAGGAAGAGA GATGAAGATTCAGGGACTGAAGTGGGAGAAGGCACAGATGAATGGGCCCAATCCAAAGCCACAGTTAGACCCCCTGACCAGCTGGAGTTGACCGATGCG GAGTTAAAGGAGGAGTTCACTCGGATTTTGACAGCCAACAACCCACATGCACCCCAGAACATTGTCAGGTACAGCTTCAAA GAAGGCACATATAAGCCTATTGGCTTTGTGAACCAACTGGCAGTTCACTACACCCAGGTTGGGAACCTGATCCCCAAAGACTCAGATGAAGGACGGAGGCAGCATTACCGCGATGAATTAGTGGCAG TATCCTACCAAGGTTCTCAGGAGTCTGTCAAGGTGATTTCAGAAACAGGAGACCTCGAAGAAGATGAAGAGCCCAAGGAGTTAGAAACTGAGCCTGGGAGTCAAACAGATGTGCCTGCAGCTGGG GCAGGTGAAAAAGTGACTGAAGAAGAATTGATGACTCCTAAGCAGCCCAAGGAGAGAAAGCTCACTAACCAGTTCAACTTCAGTGAGAGGGCCTCACAGACCTACAACAACCCTGTCCGG GATCGAGAATGCCAGACGGAGCCTCCTCCCAGGACAAACTTTTCAGCCACAGCCAATCAG TGGGAGATCTATGATGCCTATGTAGAGGAACTTGAGAAGCAGGAAAAGaccaaagagaaggagaaggcaaAGACCCCAGTGGCTAAAAAATCAGGGAAGATGGCCATAAGGAAGCTGACATCTATGGAGTCTCAG ACTGATGATCTCATCAAATTGTCCCAAGCTGCTAAGATCATGGAGCGGATGGTCAACCAGAATACATATGATGACATTGCTCAAG ATTTTAAGTACTATGACGATGCTGCTGATGAATACCGGGACCAGGTGGGTACCCTGCTGCCGCTCTGGAAGTTCCAAAATGACAAAGCCAAGCGCCTGTCCGTCACTGCCCTCTGCTG GAATCCAAAGTACAGGGATCTGTTTGCAGTGGGATATGGCTCTT ATGACTTCATGAAGCAGAGCCGGGGCATGCTGCTGCTCTACAGCCTGAAGAACCCCAGCTTCCCCGAGTACATGTTCGGCAGCAACAGTGGCGTCATGTGTCTCGACATCCACGTGGACCACCCCTACCTGGTGGCAGTGGGCCACTATGATGGCAACGTGGCCATTTACAACCTGAAGAAGCCCCACTCCCAGCCCTCCTTCTGCAGCTCAGCCAAGTCTGGCAAGCACTCAGACCCTGTGTGGCAG GTCAAGTGGCAGAAGGATGACATGGACCAAAACCTTAACTTCTTCTCTGTGTCATCTGACGGCAGGATTGTGTCTTGGACTCTCGTGAAG AGAAAGCTGGTTCACGTAGATGTCATCAAGCTGAAGGTGGAAGGCAGCACCACGGAAGTTCCTGAGGGGTTGCAGCTGCACCCAGTGG GTTGTGGCACTGCCTTTGACTTCCACAAAGAGATTGACTACATGTTCCTAGTGGGCACAGAGGAGGGAAAAATCTACAAG TGCTCTAAATCCTACTCCAGCCAATTCCTCGACACCTATGACGCCCACAACACGTCAGTGGACACTGTGTCCTGGAACCCATACCACACCAAGGTCTTCATGTCCTGCAGCTCCGACTGGACAGTGAAGATCTGGGACCACACCATCAA GACCCCGATGTTCATCTATGACCTGAACTCAGCCGTGGGTGATGTGGCCTGGGCGCCATACTCTTCTACTGTGTTCGCAGCAGTCACCACAGATGGGAAG GCCCACATATTTGACTTAGCCATCAACAAGTATGAGGCCATCTGCAACCAGCCTGTGGCGGCCAAAAAGAACAGGCTCACCCACGTGCAGTTCAATCTCATCCACCCCATCATCATTGTGGGCGATGACCGTGGGCACATCATCAGCCTCAAGCTCTCACCCAATTTGCGCAAGATGCCAAAG GAAAAGAAGGGGCAGGAGGTGCAGAAGGGTCCAGCTGTGGAGATTGCGAAACTGGACAAACTGCTGAACCTGGTGAGGGAAGTGAAAATCAAGACCTGA